One stretch of Aquimarina sp. Aq107 DNA includes these proteins:
- a CDS encoding ribonuclease HII, with product MLELKLKPDLIECGTDEAGRGCLAGPVTAAAIILPDDFSNEILNDSKQLSEAKRKILRPLLEDCSITYGVTHIYMEEIDKINILNASILGMQKSIEQLTPQPEHISVDGNRFKPYHNIPYTCVIKGDGKYMNIAAASVLAKTYRDAYMEKIHEEFPMYNWKKNKGYPTAEHREAIRKYGITKYHRKSFRLLPEQLALEFK from the coding sequence ATGCTCGAATTAAAATTAAAGCCTGATCTCATCGAATGTGGCACTGATGAGGCTGGTCGTGGTTGTCTGGCAGGACCAGTAACCGCAGCAGCCATTATCTTACCCGATGATTTTAGTAATGAAATCTTAAACGACTCCAAACAACTTAGCGAAGCTAAACGCAAAATACTACGACCACTATTAGAAGACTGCTCTATTACCTATGGTGTGACACATATTTATATGGAAGAGATCGATAAAATTAATATTTTAAATGCCTCTATATTAGGCATGCAAAAATCTATCGAACAATTAACACCGCAGCCAGAGCATATTTCTGTAGATGGAAATAGGTTTAAACCATATCATAATATACCCTATACTTGCGTTATTAAGGGTGACGGAAAATATATGAATATTGCTGCGGCATCTGTATTAGCAAAAACATATCGTGATGCATATATGGAAAAGATCCACGAGGAATTCCCAATGTACAATTGGAAAAAAAATAAAGGATACCCGACAGCAGAACATAGAGAGGCAATACGAAAGTATGGAATTACTAAATATCACAGAAAAAGTTTTAGATTATTACCAGAACAGCTTGCGCTAGAATTCAAATAA